The following DNA comes from Glaciihabitans arcticus.
CTGACCGTGACCGGCAACCAGGTTCAGGATGACGCGTTCTGGTGGTTCAGCGTGCGACCCTCCAATACCGAGCCCCTGTTGCGCCTCAACGTGGAAGCCGCGACACGCGCCGACATGGAGCGCATCCGCGACCGGGTGCTCGCGCTCATCCGCGCCTGAGGCGGCCGGTCTTGACAGCGACGTTCTACTGTGGTGCTATTAAGTCCATAAGCTAATTAGCAGGGAGCGCAACTATGGACGACGAACTTGACGCGGTCTTCTTCGCTCTGGCCGACCCCACGCGGCGGGCCATGGTCGCCCAGCTTGCGCGGGGAGAGGCGACCGTGAACGAGCTTGCCGCTCCGCACGCCATGAGCCTGCCGTCCGCATCCCGACACGTCAAAGTGCTCGAGGCAGCCGGTCTCATCAGCAAGCGCCGCGATGCGCAGTTCCGGCCGTGCCGCCTCGAAGCCGATCAGTTGAAGCGCGCAGACGAGTGGATGGCGCCCTACCGCGACTTCTTCGAACCGCGACTCGATCGCCTCGAACAGCACCTGAAAACACGAATGGCCGACAAGGAAGGCAACTGACATGGAACGCACTCTCACCCTCACTCGCATCCTCGATGCTCCGCGCGAACTCGTCTTCGAAGCATGGACCGACCCGACCCAGCTCGACTGGTTCTACAGCGGCAACGGTGAGGTGACCCAGCCGATCCAGCTCGACCTGCATGTCGGTGGGGAGTGGCGGCAGCAGATGATCATCGATGAGGACACCGAGTACATCACGGGCGGGGTCTACCTCGAGATCGTTCCGCCCGAGCGGATCGTCTACCGCTTCGGTGCCGTCGGGGGCTGGCCGGACCTGGCCGTCGAGTCGGATGGGCCGATCATCACGGTGCAGCTGAACGAGCTGGTCGGCTCCACCGAGATGCTGGTCACGGTGTCGTTCCCCGATGGGGTCAGCGACGCGCGTGTGCAGCAGTGGTTCGACACGGGTATCCGCGACGGCCTTGGCCAGACGATCGACCGCCTCGTGGAGAAGTTCCGCGGCTAATGGGCCGGCTCAATCGGCGCTGACTCGGGTGTTTTGGCTGCCAGGCCGCGCGTGAATCCGCGCGGTCGGGGCCGAGTTGCCCGCAAACGTCCCCTGCGGGGGCCGGGAGGCAGCAGAATCGGGCAACTCGGGCTCGAGTTGCGAGTTACGCATCCCGAACACGGTGGGAAGCTGCGCAACTCGCGAATCGGCGCTGACTCGCTGCCTGGCCTCGCCCGGACCGACCCGAACGCGCGCGCGAGTTGCCCGGAGGGAGCAACTCGCCTCAGACGGCGTGCCGACCGCGGGCCTGCGGCACCAGGTGTCCGTCGTGGATCTCGATCACGCCATCCGCCCGCTTCATGAGCAGCGGATCGTGTGTGGACACCACCGCCGCGACACCCTGCGAGGCGACGAGCGATCCGATGAGGTCCATCATGGCCTCGGCCGTGCCGCTGTCGAGCTGGCCGGTTGGCTCGTCCGCGAGCAGGATCGCCGGCCGCGCGACGAGTGCACGCGCAATGCCGACGCGCTGCTGCTGGCCGCCTGAGAGTTCGTAGGGTCGCTGCCCGGACTGGCCGGAGAGCCCCACGAGATCGAGCACCTCCGCCACGCGGGTAGCGCGCGATGCCGGATCAACGCCTTGGATCCGCAGCGGCAGCTCCACGTTCTCCGCCGCCGACAGCACGGGGATGAGCCCGAAGTCCTGGAACACGTAGCCGAGCCGTCGTCGCCGCGCCTCCACGAGCTCCGCCTCGCCGAGCGCCGTGAGCTCCTGGTCGCCGTACCAGACACTGCCGGTCGTGGGGGTGTCGAGCCCGCCGAGAATTGAGAGGAGCGTCGTCTTTCCCGACCCGCTCGGCCCGCGCAGCACGATCAGCTCGCCCGCGTGAACCTCGAAGCTGACGTCGCTGAGCGCGTGCAGCGGGCCCGCCCCGGTCGCGAAGGTGCGTCCGACGCCCCGTGCGCTGAGTACAGCGTCGCTCATGACTCCTCCTCCGTCGACGTTTCAGCCGGGGTTCCGGATGCCCGGCGCTCGCCCGGCCAGACGCCGATGTGATCCGGCTCGAGGGCCAGACGTACCCGGTCGCGAAGGTCGAGGCTGCCCACGAATTCGGTGGGGAGCTGCAGGCGGCCGACGCGGTCGAGCACGGCGAACTCCTCGGCGAGGTGGTGCTCTTCGCCGTGTTCGTCGGTGTGGGTGCTGCGCAGGACCTCGGTGGAGGTACGGCCATCCCGAATCTGTACGGTTCTTCGCACGTGGTCGGAGACGGTCGGATCGTGCGTGACGATGAGCGTGGTGACGCCGAGTTCGATATTGACCCGTTCCATCGACTCGAGCACCTCGGCCGAGGTGGCCTCGTCGAGCTCGCCGGTCGGTTCGTCGGCGAGCAGCACCCTGGGGGAGTTGGCGAGGGCCACGGCGATGGCGACGCGCTGCTGCTGGCCGCCCGAGAGCTCCTCGGGGCGGCGGTCGCGCAGCTCGCTCACTCCGAGCAGGTCGAGGAGTTCGCCGATGCGCTCGGTGCGCTTCGAACTGCCGGCGACCGCCATGGCGAGCGCGATATTCTCGCCCGCGCTCAGGTAGGGCAGCAGGTTGCGCGCGGTCTGCTGCCAGACGAAGCCGACCGAGTGGCGTTGGTACTGCACGCGCTGCTTCGGGGTCATCGAGGGCAGGTCGCTTCCGGCAACGACCGCGCTTCCGGCAGTGGGTGCGTCGAGCCCCGAGAGGATCGACAGCAGCGTCGACTTGCCGGAGCCGGAGGCGCCGACCAGCGCGACGAGCTCGCCCTTCTCGACCCGCAGGTTGAGCCCCTGCAGTGCCTGCACCTCGATGCCCTGCACCGCGAAGATGCGCACGAGGTCGAGGCAGAGGATGTCCGGCTCGGTTGTCATGGACATCATTCTTCTCCCGATTTCAGTGCTGCGGCCAGGGTGGTGGTACGGGATCCGAGCGCGGCGAGCAGGCTCGCGACGGCGACGATGAGGGCGAATCCGCCCAGCACGGCGGCGGTGAGCAGCGGATCGATGACGAGTGCGGGCTGGGCCGCGCCACCCGTGAAGGGGCGCAGGTCGATTCCGGCGAGCACGATGAGCGGCAGCGCGACGCCGAGCAGGGCACCGCCGACGAAGGCCGTGACGGCGATCGGGGCCAGCTCCCACGCGATCAGCTGCCCGGTCTGCCGGCGCGACAGGCCGAGGGTGCGCAGCACGGCGAGCAGCCGGGACCGCGAGCGGTTGTTGATGGTCGAGACGAGGATGATCGCGACGGCGGTGAGCAGCGCGACGAGCACGAGCACCGCCGCGAGCGCGAGCTGCAGTCCGCTGACGAAGGCCGAGGAGCGAATGTCGGCCGCAGCCTGCGCGCGGGTCGAGACCGAGAAGGTTGAGGTGGTGGCGTCTTCGATCGCCTCGGCGACGGCCGTGGCATCCGCCCCCGCATCGAGGGAGACAATCAGGATTCGGGGGACGAAGCCGCCGGTGACGACCGTCTCGGTGAACGCGCGGTCGAGGTAGATCCAGTTGTCGGCGACACCCGACCCGGCAATGCGGTCGGCCGTCGCGACGATCGCGAGCTTCTGGCCGTTCATCGTGAGGCCCTCGTCGACCTCGGCGCCGAGCTGCGCCGCGAGATCCTTCGACATCACGATCGGCACGGCGTCGCCGTCGAGCTCGGCAAGCGCGGCCCGGTCGGGTGCGGCGTCGGCGAGCCCGGACTGCAGGGCGGCGAGGGCGGCCGTGTCGGCGAGCAGCACCGTGACCGGGGCACTCGACCGACCGACCGTGAGAGAGGATGTCCCGGCATCCTGCAGTGCGACAGCCTCGCGTACGCCGGCCACTCCGTTCGCCGCCGCAACCCCCTCGTCGAAGAAGATCGGCCCGCGCGCGCGGAGGTCGCCGCCCACTGTCGACTCCGCGGCGCTGTCTACGCCCACGGTCAGCGTGGCGAACATTGCACCCGAGAACACCGCGACCGAGACGGCGACGACCATAGCGAGCACCGGGGCGAGTCCGGCGACCGGGTCGCGCAGCGCGCGAGCGGCGCCGACGAAGCCGACGACCCCCTTGCGTGCCCGCAGCCGCCTCTCGAGCGCGGCGAGCGGCAGCGGGAAGACACGCAGCACCACAACACACGCCGCGAGCGAGAGCAGCAGGGGAGTGGCGACGAGCAGCGGGTCGACCCCGGCGGTCTCCGAAGCCTGCGTGCCGCGCAGCAGGAGCAGCGTGAGGGATGCCACGGCGAGCACGATCG
Coding sequences within:
- a CDS encoding ArsR/SmtB family transcription factor, producing MDDELDAVFFALADPTRRAMVAQLARGEATVNELAAPHAMSLPSASRHVKVLEAAGLISKRRDAQFRPCRLEADQLKRADEWMAPYRDFFEPRLDRLEQHLKTRMADKEGN
- a CDS encoding SRPBCC family protein; translated protein: MERTLTLTRILDAPRELVFEAWTDPTQLDWFYSGNGEVTQPIQLDLHVGGEWRQQMIIDEDTEYITGGVYLEIVPPERIVYRFGAVGGWPDLAVESDGPIITVQLNELVGSTEMLVTVSFPDGVSDARVQQWFDTGIRDGLGQTIDRLVEKFRG
- a CDS encoding ABC transporter ATP-binding protein — protein: MSDAVLSARGVGRTFATGAGPLHALSDVSFEVHAGELIVLRGPSGSGKTTLLSILGGLDTPTTGSVWYGDQELTALGEAELVEARRRRLGYVFQDFGLIPVLSAAENVELPLRIQGVDPASRATRVAEVLDLVGLSGQSGQRPYELSGGQQQRVGIARALVARPAILLADEPTGQLDSGTAEAMMDLIGSLVASQGVAAVVSTHDPLLMKRADGVIEIHDGHLVPQARGRHAV
- a CDS encoding ABC transporter ATP-binding protein, producing MMSMTTEPDILCLDLVRIFAVQGIEVQALQGLNLRVEKGELVALVGASGSGKSTLLSILSGLDAPTAGSAVVAGSDLPSMTPKQRVQYQRHSVGFVWQQTARNLLPYLSAGENIALAMAVAGSSKRTERIGELLDLLGVSELRDRRPEELSGGQQQRVAIAVALANSPRVLLADEPTGELDEATSAEVLESMERVNIELGVTTLIVTHDPTVSDHVRRTVQIRDGRTSTEVLRSTHTDEHGEEHHLAEEFAVLDRVGRLQLPTEFVGSLDLRDRVRLALEPDHIGVWPGERRASGTPAETSTEEES